One Sphingomonas sp. SUN039 genomic window carries:
- the pgi gene encoding glucose-6-phosphate isomerase, with amino-acid sequence MGADWSAIEALPKTPLVGLFGEKGDRLKLLAHDSCGMRFDFAKTHLTADAIAAFEGLARAQGFAAKREALFGGGIVNPSEGRAAEHTAQRGEGAAESVALAKMLHDRMRALIDAIEGDALGPVRHIVHIGIGGSALGPDLIVDALSSDRLRYDVAIVSNVDGISLENALADFDPAATLIVVASKTFTTTETMLNAGSALDWLAEHGIDDPYSRVIALTAAPDKAVEWGVDETRVLPFPESVGGRYSLWSSIGFPAALALGWDCFAELLEGAGEMDRHFRLTAPSQNVPMLAAFVDLLYTQTRGVTTRAVFAYDERLRLLPSYLQQLEMESNGKSVTADGAPLGRPSAAITWGGVGTDAQHAVFQLLHQGTHVVPVEFVASIEAGDAMDPEHHRLLLVNAFAQGAALMTGRASEDGNRNYPGDRPSTTILLDRLDARTLGALIAFYEARTFANAVLLGINPFDQFGVELGKEMARGIDDPAARAGFDVSTRMLIERAGV; translated from the coding sequence GTGGGTGCAGACTGGTCGGCTATCGAGGCGCTGCCGAAGACGCCACTCGTCGGTTTGTTCGGCGAAAAGGGCGACCGGCTGAAGCTGCTCGCGCACGACAGCTGCGGGATGCGGTTCGATTTCGCCAAGACGCATCTGACCGCAGACGCGATTGCCGCATTCGAGGGGCTGGCGCGCGCGCAGGGTTTCGCGGCCAAGCGCGAAGCGCTGTTCGGCGGCGGCATCGTTAACCCGAGCGAGGGCCGCGCTGCCGAGCACACCGCGCAACGCGGCGAAGGCGCGGCGGAGAGCGTCGCGCTCGCCAAGATGCTCCACGACCGGATGCGCGCGCTGATCGATGCCATAGAGGGCGACGCACTGGGACCGGTGCGCCATATCGTCCATATCGGTATCGGCGGATCGGCGCTGGGGCCGGACCTGATCGTCGACGCGCTGTCGTCCGACCGGTTGCGCTACGATGTGGCCATTGTGTCTAATGTCGACGGCATATCGCTCGAAAACGCGCTGGCCGACTTCGATCCGGCAGCGACGCTGATCGTCGTGGCGTCGAAGACCTTCACCACGACGGAGACGATGCTGAACGCCGGAAGCGCGCTCGACTGGCTGGCCGAACATGGCATCGACGATCCCTATTCGCGGGTCATCGCGCTGACCGCCGCACCCGACAAGGCGGTGGAGTGGGGCGTGGACGAGACCCGCGTACTGCCGTTCCCCGAAAGTGTCGGCGGGCGTTATTCCTTGTGGTCGTCGATCGGATTTCCGGCGGCGCTGGCGCTCGGCTGGGACTGCTTTGCCGAATTGCTCGAAGGGGCAGGCGAAATGGACCGCCATTTCCGCCTGACCGCGCCCTCGCAGAACGTGCCGATGCTCGCGGCGTTTGTGGACCTGCTCTATACCCAAACGCGCGGTGTCACGACGCGCGCGGTGTTCGCCTATGACGAGCGGCTGCGGCTGTTGCCGAGCTATCTCCAGCAGCTCGAAATGGAATCGAACGGCAAATCGGTGACGGCGGACGGCGCGCCGCTGGGGCGGCCGAGCGCGGCAATTACCTGGGGCGGAGTCGGCACCGACGCCCAGCACGCGGTGTTCCAGCTCCTGCATCAGGGGACGCATGTCGTGCCGGTGGAGTTTGTCGCGAGTATCGAGGCGGGCGATGCGATGGATCCCGAGCATCACCGGCTGCTGCTGGTCAATGCCTTTGCCCAGGGCGCGGCGCTGATGACCGGGCGCGCCAGCGAGGACGGCAACCGCAACTACCCCGGCGACCGCCCCTCGACGACGATCCTGCTCGACCGCCTCGACGCGCGGACTCTGGGGGCGCTGATCGCCTTTTACGAAGCACGAACCTTCGCGAACGCCGTGCTGCTCGGCATCAATCCGTTCGACCAGTTCGGGGTGGAGCTGGGCAAGGAAATGGCGCGCGGCATCGACGATCCTGCGGCGCGCGCGGGCTTCGATGTGTCGACGCGCATGCTGATCGAGCGCGCGGGGGTGTAA
- the dapB gene encoding 4-hydroxy-tetrahydrodipicolinate reductase: MTRIGIFGSRGRMGAAIATVIPMLGATYAGGADVGDDSAALAGASDVLVDFSSPTALGEHLTAARLAGTPILIGTTGLDGSHQAMVDDAAREIAIIQAANTSLGINFLAAMVEQAAARLGNDWDVEVVEMHHRHKVDAPSGTALLLAQAAANGRGKSLPELSRFDRFDSTDPREPGTIGFASLRGGSVAGDHMVVLAGEGERIELGHRAESREIFARGAVKAALWLAGKSAGRYSMADVLGL; this comes from the coding sequence ATGACACGGATCGGCATCTTCGGCAGTCGCGGGCGAATGGGCGCGGCGATTGCGACCGTCATTCCCATGCTCGGCGCGACGTACGCGGGCGGGGCGGATGTCGGCGACGACAGTGCCGCGCTGGCCGGGGCGAGCGATGTGCTTGTCGATTTCTCGTCGCCGACCGCGCTCGGCGAGCATCTGACCGCCGCACGACTGGCGGGAACGCCAATCCTCATCGGCACGACCGGCCTCGACGGCAGCCATCAGGCGATGGTCGATGACGCCGCGCGCGAGATTGCGATCATTCAGGCGGCGAACACCTCGCTCGGTATCAATTTTCTGGCCGCAATGGTCGAACAGGCCGCCGCACGGCTCGGCAACGACTGGGACGTCGAAGTCGTCGAGATGCACCACCGGCACAAGGTCGATGCGCCGTCGGGGACCGCGCTGCTCCTCGCGCAGGCCGCCGCGAACGGACGCGGCAAGAGCCTGCCCGAACTCAGCCGGTTCGACCGTTTCGACAGCACCGACCCGCGCGAACCCGGCACCATCGGCTTTGCGAGCCTGCGCGGCGGATCGGTCGCGGGCGATCACATGGTGGTGCTGGCGGGCGAAGGCGAACGCATCGAACTCGGCCACCGCGCCGAAAGCCGCGAGATATTTGCACGCGGCGCGGTGAAGGCGGCGCTGTGGCTGGCGGGCAAGTCAGCAGGGCGGTATTCTATGGCGGATGTGCTGGGGCTTTGA
- a CDS encoding DUF72 domain-containing protein: MAKGTIRVGIGGWDFDEWRGTFYPAGLAKARQLSFAAERLTSIEINATYYGSQKPATFASWAKTVPDGFRFAVKASRFATNRKILADGAESVQRFLTQGITELGDRLGPILWQFMATKKFDADDFAGFLALLPPTQDGLPLRHALEVRHESFRDSAFYALARAANAAIVFADDDTFPCIDEGTADFSYARLQHAQADCPTGYDDAALDHWSARARDWATRGDVFAYFISGAKVRNPAAAQAMIAKLA, encoded by the coding sequence ATGGCAAAGGGCACAATCCGCGTCGGCATCGGCGGCTGGGACTTCGACGAGTGGCGGGGGACATTCTATCCGGCGGGCCTCGCCAAGGCGAGGCAACTCAGCTTTGCCGCCGAACGGCTGACCAGTATCGAGATCAACGCAACCTATTACGGCAGCCAGAAACCGGCGACCTTTGCCAGTTGGGCCAAGACCGTGCCCGACGGGTTCCGGTTCGCGGTGAAGGCCTCGCGCTTCGCCACCAACCGCAAGATCCTCGCCGACGGGGCCGAATCGGTGCAGCGCTTTCTGACGCAGGGGATCACCGAGCTCGGCGACCGGCTCGGCCCGATCCTGTGGCAGTTTATGGCGACGAAGAAATTCGACGCGGACGATTTCGCCGGTTTCCTCGCCCTACTCCCGCCCACACAGGACGGCTTGCCGCTGCGCCACGCGCTCGAAGTGCGGCATGAGAGTTTCCGCGACTCCGCCTTTTACGCGCTCGCCCGCGCCGCCAACGCCGCCATCGTCTTCGCCGACGACGACACCTTCCCCTGCATCGACGAAGGCACCGCCGACTTCAGCTATGCCCGGCTGCAACACGCGCAGGCCGACTGCCCGACGGGCTATGACGACGCCGCGCTCGACCACTGGAGCGCCCGGGCGCGCGACTGGGCGACGCGCGGCGATGTGTTCGCCTATTTCATCAGCGGCGCAAAAGTCCGCAATCCGGCCGCAGCACAAGCGATGATTGCGAAACTCGCCTGA
- the nth gene encoding endonuclease III, whose translation MKRADIFEFYRRLAEANPAPETELAYGNIYQLLVAVVLSAQATDAGVNKATRALFADVRDPQAMLDLGEDDLKQHIRTIGLFNTKAKNVIALSRLLVEQHGGAVPTDRDALQALPGVGRKTANVVLNVALGAETFPVDTHVFRIANRTGLAKGKTPAAVEAILERQTPAPFRVQAHHWLILHGRYTCKARAPECWRCAVIDLCAFRPKSASPRQTGGTPAQGELP comes from the coding sequence ATGAAGCGCGCCGACATCTTCGAATTCTACCGCCGTCTCGCCGAAGCCAACCCCGCGCCCGAGACCGAACTCGCGTACGGCAATATCTATCAGCTGCTCGTCGCGGTCGTCCTGTCCGCGCAGGCGACCGATGCCGGGGTGAACAAGGCCACGCGGGCGTTGTTTGCGGACGTCCGCGATCCGCAGGCGATGCTCGATCTCGGCGAGGACGACCTCAAGCAACACATCCGCACCATCGGGTTGTTCAATACCAAGGCGAAGAACGTCATCGCGCTGTCGCGGCTGCTGGTCGAACAGCACGGCGGCGCGGTGCCGACCGACCGCGATGCATTGCAGGCGCTGCCCGGGGTCGGGCGCAAGACGGCGAATGTGGTGCTCAATGTCGCGCTGGGTGCGGAGACCTTTCCGGTCGATACCCATGTCTTCCGCATCGCCAACCGCACCGGGCTTGCCAAGGGCAAGACCCCGGCGGCGGTCGAGGCGATCCTCGAACGCCAGACGCCTGCCCCGTTTCGGGTGCAGGCACACCATTGGCTGATCCTGCACGGCCGCTACACCTGCAAGGCGCGCGCGCCCGAATGCTGGCGGTGCGCGGTCATCGACCTGTGCGCGTTCAGGCCCAAGTCAGCTTCGCCGCGCCAGACTGGCGGGACGCCAGCTCAAGGAGAATTGCCGTGA
- the era gene encoding GTPase Era gives MTQYCGTVAVVGAPNAGKSTLVNALVGQKVAIVSPKAQTTRTRLMGVALTGDTQIVLVDTPGIFDANRRFDRAMVQAAWGGAADADLIALVIDAKGGLGAKVETILSGLASRPEPKLLVLNKVDVADHGKMLKHLQVLNERLTFTDTMIISASTGDGVADLKTKLASAMPEGPWMFPADQVSDATDRVMAAEITREQIFLQLYQELPQACAVETEKYSERPDGSVEIHQQILVARDSQRAIVLGKGGARLKEIGSKARAELAGLLGVKVHLYLHVKVSPKWDEDRGVYRDIGLDWVD, from the coding sequence ATGACCCAGTACTGCGGCACTGTCGCCGTCGTCGGTGCGCCCAACGCGGGCAAATCGACGCTAGTCAACGCGCTGGTCGGCCAGAAGGTCGCGATCGTCAGCCCCAAGGCGCAGACGACGCGCACCCGCCTGATGGGTGTCGCGCTGACGGGCGACACGCAGATCGTGCTGGTCGACACCCCCGGCATTTTCGACGCCAACCGCCGTTTCGACCGTGCGATGGTGCAGGCGGCATGGGGCGGGGCGGCTGACGCCGACCTGATCGCGCTGGTCATCGACGCCAAGGGCGGCCTCGGCGCAAAAGTGGAAACCATCCTGAGCGGTCTCGCCAGCCGCCCCGAACCCAAGCTGCTGGTGCTCAACAAGGTCGATGTCGCCGACCACGGCAAAATGCTCAAACACCTGCAAGTGCTGAACGAGCGCCTGACCTTCACCGACACGATGATTATCAGCGCGTCGACCGGCGACGGTGTGGCGGACCTCAAGACAAAACTCGCGTCAGCGATGCCCGAGGGGCCATGGATGTTCCCCGCCGACCAGGTCAGCGACGCCACCGACCGCGTCATGGCCGCCGAAATCACCCGCGAGCAAATCTTCCTGCAACTCTATCAGGAACTGCCACAGGCGTGCGCGGTCGAGACCGAAAAATACAGCGAGCGCCCCGACGGCTCGGTCGAAATCCACCAGCAAATCCTCGTCGCCCGCGACAGCCAGCGCGCCATCGTACTGGGCAAGGGCGGCGCACGGCTGAAGGAAATCGGCAGCAAGGCGCGAGCGGAACTCGCCGGATTACTGGGCGTGAAGGTGCACCTGTATCTGCATGTCAAAGTGTCACCGAAATGGGACGAGGACCGGGGGGTTTATCGCGACATCGGGCTGGATTGGGTGGACTGA
- the lepB gene encoding signal peptidase I has product MTASDSIPMPKARPKKSETRDFIEFLVKLVLIVVIIRSLFVATFSIPSESMLPRLMVGDYLFVQKWPYGYSRYSFPFSPPLPEGRFMGALPARGDVVVFKAPPANKVDYIKRVIGLPGDTVQMRGGQLFLNGRAVPKQRVDDFVAPVTANSPCFAPEFSEAGSDGTTRCRYPRYRETLPNGKSYDVLDVARSEADDTRVFTVPAGHLFLMGDDRDKSADSRFPAVEGNGIGFVPLDNLEGRAWVSVFSTDGSANWVLPWTWVSAARWRRIGEGF; this is encoded by the coding sequence ATGACCGCCAGCGATAGTATCCCGATGCCGAAAGCGCGACCGAAGAAATCGGAGACGCGCGATTTTATCGAGTTTCTGGTCAAGCTCGTGCTGATCGTCGTGATCATCCGCAGCCTGTTCGTCGCGACCTTTTCGATCCCCAGCGAATCCATGCTGCCGCGCCTGATGGTCGGCGATTATCTGTTCGTGCAGAAATGGCCGTACGGCTATTCGCGCTACAGCTTCCCCTTCTCGCCGCCGCTACCCGAAGGGCGCTTCATGGGCGCGCTACCGGCGCGCGGCGATGTGGTCGTGTTCAAGGCACCGCCCGCGAACAAGGTCGATTATATCAAACGCGTCATCGGCCTGCCCGGCGACACCGTCCAGATGCGTGGCGGCCAGTTGTTCCTGAACGGCAGGGCGGTGCCGAAGCAGCGCGTCGACGATTTCGTCGCCCCCGTCACCGCGAACAGTCCGTGCTTCGCGCCCGAATTCAGCGAGGCGGGGTCGGACGGCACAACGCGCTGCCGCTATCCGCGCTACCGCGAGACGCTCCCGAACGGCAAAAGCTATGACGTCCTCGATGTGGCGCGCAGCGAGGCCGACGACACCCGCGTGTTCACTGTCCCCGCCGGGCATTTGTTCCTGATGGGCGACGACCGCGACAAAAGCGCCGACAGCCGTTTCCCGGCCGTCGAGGGGAATGGCATCGGCTTCGTGCCGCTCGACAATCTGGAAGGACGCGCCTGGGTTTCGGTGTTCTCGACCGACGGCTCGGCAAACTGGGTGCTGCCCTGGACCTGGGTGTCGGCGGCGCGCTGGCGGCGCATCGGGGAGGGGTTTTGA
- the rnc gene encoding ribonuclease III, with amino-acid sequence MSGLADWLTQMLGQAPRDLSLYERALTHGSHGAPSYQRLEFLGDRVLGLTVAHWLYTAFPDEPEGKMSARFNSIVTGLACAGVARAIGVAPHLRLGKQARDDGGAESDNILGDVTEALIGALYLDHGMSAAEAFIRKHWQPLVEGQAKAPRHPKSALQEWAAAHNRRAPVYTLTDRSGPHHAPQFTVSVSIGPAGEATATGTSKQEAETAAAAALLEKLA; translated from the coding sequence TTGAGCGGCCTAGCCGACTGGCTGACGCAAATGCTCGGCCAGGCCCCGCGCGACCTGTCGCTCTACGAACGCGCGCTGACCCATGGCAGCCATGGCGCGCCCAGTTACCAGCGACTCGAATTCCTCGGCGACCGCGTGCTCGGGCTCACGGTGGCGCACTGGCTCTACACCGCTTTTCCCGACGAGCCCGAAGGCAAAATGTCGGCGCGGTTCAACAGCATCGTCACCGGCCTTGCCTGTGCGGGGGTCGCGCGGGCCATCGGCGTGGCCCCGCATCTGCGCCTCGGCAAACAGGCGCGCGACGATGGCGGTGCGGAGAGCGACAATATCTTGGGCGATGTGACCGAGGCCTTGATCGGCGCGCTGTATCTCGACCATGGCATGTCTGCCGCAGAGGCCTTCATCCGCAAACACTGGCAGCCGCTGGTCGAGGGTCAGGCCAAGGCGCCCCGCCACCCCAAATCGGCGCTCCAGGAATGGGCTGCCGCGCACAACCGCCGCGCGCCGGTCTACACGCTGACCGACCGCTCCGGCCCGCACCACGCGCCGCAGTTCACCGTGTCCGTCAGTATCGGCCCGGCGGGCGAAGCGACCGCAACGGGGACATCGAAGCAGGAAGCCGAAACCGCGGCAGCGGCAGCATTGCTGGAGAAACTTGCATGA
- a CDS encoding NAD-dependent deacylase, whose translation MRDIHNIVVLTGAGISAESGLATFRGPGGLWEGHRVEDVCTPEALAADPELVHRFYDDRRAALATVEPNAAHRALARLDAEWPGGLLIVTQNVDDLHERAGAKRLIHMHGELLSALCADCGDRGEWEGRLPPGTACGACDALSLRPDIVFFGEMPYRMDEIDAAIRNCDLFISIGTSGAVYPAAGFVQTARYVGAATLEMNLDPSLGSVYFEETRIGAAGTLVPAWVETLLQSTQSSPMSR comes from the coding sequence ATGCGCGACATCCACAACATCGTCGTCCTGACCGGCGCGGGCATTTCCGCCGAGAGCGGCCTTGCGACCTTTCGCGGTCCCGGCGGCCTGTGGGAGGGGCACCGGGTCGAGGATGTGTGCACGCCCGAAGCGCTCGCCGCCGATCCCGAACTCGTTCACCGCTTCTACGACGACCGCCGCGCGGCACTCGCGACGGTCGAGCCCAATGCAGCGCACCGGGCGCTGGCGCGGCTCGATGCCGAATGGCCGGGCGGGCTGCTGATCGTCACGCAGAATGTCGACGACCTGCACGAGCGCGCGGGGGCCAAGCGGTTGATCCACATGCACGGCGAATTGCTGAGCGCGCTGTGTGCGGATTGCGGAGATCGCGGGGAATGGGAAGGGCGCTTGCCGCCGGGGACGGCGTGCGGAGCCTGCGATGCATTGAGCCTGCGCCCCGACATCGTTTTCTTCGGCGAAATGCCATACCGGATGGACGAGATCGACGCTGCGATCCGCAACTGCGATCTGTTCATCAGCATCGGCACCTCGGGTGCGGTCTATCCGGCGGCGGGGTTCGTCCAGACAGCCCGCTATGTCGGGGCGGCGACGTTGGAGATGAACCTCGATCCTTCGCTGGGGAGCGTTTATTTCGAGGAGACGCGGATCGGGGCGGCGGGGACGCTGGTGCCGGCGTGGGTCGAAACGCTACTTCAGTCCACCCAATCCAGCCCGATGTCGCGATAA